One Lachancea thermotolerans CBS 6340 chromosome F complete sequence DNA window includes the following coding sequences:
- the THI20 gene encoding trifunctional hydroxymethylpyrimidine kinase/phosphomethylpyrimidine kinase/thiaminase (similar to uniprot|Q6B2F0 Saccharomyces cerevisiae YOL055C THI20 Hydroxymethylpyrimidine phosphate kinase involved in the last steps in thiamine biosynthesis member of a gene family with THI21 and THI22 functionally redundant with Thi21p) — protein sequence MSRIVNSTGTREVTISNAPPYVALKKGERLPTVMTVATSDPSGGAGIEADLKTFTAHRCYGLTGMAALTAQTPEGVYAIHEIPKEHFKLTLDSCLRDMRVDAIKTGMLTKPAVEVLYETFSAMPADARPHLVVDPVLVATSGSTLVSDQSVIDFIKTLSPLATLLTPNAYEAGRILGRESLELNSVEDLIDVACELQKTTLCPNVLLKGGHAPWVDSNGQKRVTDVLRLGNKTVLYRSVFCTSENTHGTGCTLASAIASNLAHGEALQHAVFGGIQYVHNAIEIGCTVTQPHVKKNGPINHVYAIKQPLQEMVEDLSYSAHALRVDENRSNSTASSSNSLVSQIRDSGSFFEYLISDPRVKPHWETYTRHEFVRCVADGTLPRENFRFFLEQDYAYLDNYAQIHCIAASKAPTTEDFDKSVHIVSEIKTEMEKHREKMMRQFDISDMKHFDQIKMGSALRNYARFFDDVARNGSWVHLCVALSPCLMGYGNALRNFKDKITVPKDDIYHSWCEDYLAPWYVEAMDAGLILLDRVCQMSDDWDTLCKIYASVCKLETEFWDAALYYSPENL from the coding sequence ATGTCCCGTATTGTCAATTCTACTGGCACTCGCGAGGTAACAATAAGCAACGCTCCTCCCTATGtggcgttgaagaaggGGGAACGTCTACCTACGGTGATGACCGTGGCCACATCTGATCCTAGTGGTGGTGCTGGTATCGAGGCGGACCTCAAGACCTTCACAGCCCACAGATGCTACGGGTTGACAGGTATGGCCGCGCTTACCGCGCAGACGCCCGAAGGCGTCTATGCGATCCATGAAATTCCCAAGGAACACTTCAAACTCACGCTTGACAGCTGTCTGCGTGACATGCGCGTTGATGCCATCAAGACAGGTATGCTCACAAAACCTGCTGTGGAGGTGCTGTACGAGACGTTCAGCGCCATGCCCGCTGACGCGCGTCCACACTTAGTGGTGGACCCAGTCCTCGTAGCGACATCAGGATCTACCCTAGTTAGCGACCAATCTGTGATTGATTTCATAAAAACGCTATCGCCTCTAGCTACGCTTCTGACTCCCAACGCGTACGAAGCTGGCCGCATCCTAGGGCGCGAATCCCTTGAATTAAACTCGGTCGAAGACCTGATTGACGTCGCATGCGAGCTTCAGAAGACTACTTTGTGCCCCAACGTCCTTTTGAAGGGTGGCCACGCGCCCTGGGTTGACTCAAACGGTCAAAAGCGAGTCACAGATGTGTTGCGCTTGGGGAACAAGACTGTTCTCTACCGGAGCGTGTTCTGCACCTCCGAAAACACCCATGGAACTGGCTGCACCCTTGCGTCGGCCATCGCAAGTAACCTAGCTCATGGCGAGGCACTTCAGCACGCTGTCTTCGGTGGAATTCAGTATGTACACAATGCAATTGAGATCGGGTGCACTGTGACCCAGCCCCatgtcaagaaaaacggCCCCATCAACCACGTCTACGCTATCAAACAACCTCTCCAGGAAATGGTCGAAGACCTTAGCTACTCAGCGCACGCCCTGCGGGTAGATGAAAACCGTAGCAACAGCACCGCAAGCAGTAGCAATAGTTTGGTGTCACAGATACGCGACTCGGGTTCTTTCTTCGAGTACCTCATCTCCGACCCACGCGTCAAGCCTCACTGGGAGACCTACACTCGTCATGAATTTGTTAGGTGTGTTGCTGACGGAACACTACCTCGCGAAAACTTTAGATTCTTCCTGGAGCAAGACTACGCTTACCTCGACAACTATGCGCAAATCCATTGCATAGCAGCCAGCAAGGCACCCACAACAGAAGATTTTGATAAATCCGTGCACATTGTTTCGGAGATCAAAACGGAAATGGAGAAGCACCGTGAGAAGATGATGCGCCAGTTCGATATTTCAGACATGAAGCATTTTGACCAGATCAAGATGGGCTCTGCTCTGAGAAACTACGCGCGTTTCTTCGACGACGTTGCAAGGAACGGATCATGGGTACACTTGTGCGTGGCATTGTCTCCATGTTTAATGGGCTACGGTAATGCTCTGCGcaatttcaaagacaagatCACAGTGCCAAAGGATGACATATATCACTCCTGGTGCGAGGACTATTTAGCTCCATGGTACGTGGAAGCTATGGATGCAGGTCTAATATTGCTGGACCGAGTCTGCCAAATGAGCGATGACTGGGACACCTTATGCAAAATCTACGCGTCTGTGTGCAAGCTCGAAACCGAGTTCTGGGATGCGGCATTGTACTACTCGCCAGAGAACTTGTGA
- a CDS encoding pepsin-like aspartic protease (weakly similar to uniprot|P12630 Saccharomyces cerevisiae YIL015W BAR1 Aspartyl protease secreted into the periplasmic space of mating type a cells, cleaves and inactivates alpha factor allowing cells to recover from alpha-factor-induced cell cycle arrest and to YLR121C uniprot|Q12303 Saccharomyces cerevisiae YLR121C YPS3 Aspartic protease, attached to the plasma membrane via a glycosylphosphatidylinositol (GPI) anchor and to YLR120C uniprot|P32329 Saccharomyces cerevisiae YLR120C YPS1 Aspartic protease, attached to the plasma membrane via a glycosylphosphatidylinositol (GPI) anchor and to YDR144C uniprot|P53379 Saccharomyces cerevisiae YDR144C MKC7 GPI-anchored aspartyl protease (yapsin) involved in protein processing; shares functions with Yap3p and Kex2p and to YIR039C uniprot|P40583 Saccharomyces cerevisiae YIR039C YPS6 Putative GPI-anchored aspartic protease, member on vGLC.1466.): MSFSVKSTMSVPCAMLALFLALFVPCVIASSGMGYVAIDFAKAKGISYQDARVGARPAKLQKRALSQGETLNSELVNNNVFYSVGLDIGTPPQQVTVLFDTGSSDLWVSSNDNPYCSNGDSTESYANYRADLKSSSALTAAPTTTISGITIAPTIDCAQYGTFNADRSTSLFANYSKPFFVSYNDDSYALGYWARDKLVVDGDDISSLEFAVAEISNSTVGVLGVGLQGLESTVHYRSPNISSIYPNFPMVLKENGAIDKIAYSLYLNSLDAPSGSVLFGGVDHSKYTGGLYTLPLVNTYKDYGVKTPVQFDVTVQGIGIESEKACRQETFTTTKIAALMDSGTTLMYTAPEIVNKIALYVNASFSPGYGLFMFRCPSDGDDTQFIFDFGGFQIKSPLSNYILRTDDENICGLGLISSNQGTIFGDEFLASAYVVYDLENLELSLAQANWNPGSPEIEKIVSEIPRAQRASQYWNTWVSDEENMAQVTRDIFTKTLACSPTNVNSTMPATNSSSFKTLNNSTTSTLTSHSDSSHTLGQNSFRTSVKPHVSSTRNGSIISSTNFATKAPSRTEQATYLFSSTSSVKASHLNHKSHKLAEASTKTPSCKTDKQTIISKARCESTIGPVTRTACRSCSRASKHLTRPSIYTTVTATGTRLITEVATCHLCETEASRAENGKSVREITAECSSKNLKNANAKNKEANTEVWLTNSTQIPIVTVSGPLQSISVSSSTSFEVQLVAGSPNLATPKLSLGAFLFAILVGGALSF, from the coding sequence ATGTCCTTCTCTGTCAAGAGCACTATGAGCGTCCCGTGTGCTATGTTAGCCCTATTCCTCGCTCTCTTCGTACCATGCGTAATAGCTTCCTCCGGTATGGGCTACGTTGCTATTGACTTCGCCAAGGCCAAAGGCATCTCTTACCAGGACGCGCGTGTGGGTGCGCGTCCAGCAAAATTGCAGAAACGGGCACTGTCCCAGGGTGAGACTTTGAACTCTGAActtgtcaacaacaatgTGTTTTACTCGGTGGGACTTGACATAGGTACCCCGCCTCAGCAGGTCACCGTCTTATTTGACACCGGTTCTTCCGACTTGTGGGTCTCTTCAAATGACAACCCGTACTGTTCAAATGGAGATTCCACGGAAAGTTACGCAAACTATCGTGCAGACCTtaaatcttcttcagcgctCACAGCTGCCCCTACCACAACCATTAGTGGAATTACTATTGCGCCCACAATTGATTGTGCTCAATATGGCACCTTTAACGCCGACAGATCTACTAGCCTTTTTGCCAATTACTCCAAAccattttttgtttcttaTAATGACGATTCTTACGCACTTGGCTACTGGGCTAGGGATAAGCTTGTGGTTGATGGTGATGATATTTCAAGCCTAGAGTTTGCGGTTGCAGAAATATCCAATTCAACTGTGGGCGTCTTGGGGGTGGGACTTCAAGGCTTAGAGTCAACTGTCCACTACCGAAGCCCCAATATCTCCTCAATTTACCCAAACTTCCCGATGGTCTTGAAGGAAAACGGCGCGATAGACAAGATTGCGTACTCGCTTTATCTGAACTCCCTCGATGCTCCTTCAGGATCAGTCCTCTTTGGGGGCGTTGATCATAGTAAATATACAGGAGGCTTATACACGCTGCCTCTGGTCAACACCTATAAAGATTACGGCGTCAAAACGCCAGTGCAATTTGATGTCACAGTCCAAGGGATTGGTATTGAAAGCGAAAAGGCCTGTCGCCAAGAAACATTCACTACAACAAAGATTGCAGCATTGATGGACTCGGGAACAACCCTCATGTATACTGCCCCCGAAATTGTTAACAAAATAGCGCTTTATGTGAACGCTAGTTTCTCACCAGGATACGGACTCTTCATGTTTCGTTGTCCTTCAGATGGCGACGATACACAATTTATCTTTGATTTCGGCGGATTTCAAATAAAAAGCCCCTTAAGCAACTACATTCTAAGAACTGACGATGAAAATATTTGCGGATTGGGCTTAATTTCCAGTAACCAGGGTACTATTTTCGGTGACGAGTTCCTGGCTTCCGCATATGTTGTCTATGACTTAGAAAACTTAGAACTGTCCCTAGCACAGGCTAACTGGAATCCAGGGTCACCAGAAATTGAGAAAATAGTATCTGAAATTCCACGGGCTCAAAGGGCGTCACAGTACTGGAACACTTGGGTTTCTGACGAGGAGAATATGGCCCAGGTCACTCGCGATATATTCACTAAAACTTTAGCTTGCTCCCCAACTAACGTGAACAGTACAATGCCCGCCACAaactcaagttctttcaagactttgaacAATAGCACAACATCGACACTGACTTCTCACTCTGATTCATCACACACTCTGGGCCAAAATAGTTTTAGAACTTCAGTAAAGCCTCATGTGTCAAGCACTCGTAATGGGAGCATAATTTCAAGCACAAATTTTGCGACTAAGGCTCCTTCAAGAACCGAGCAAGCAACATACCTCTTCAGTTCAACCTCAAGTGTGAAAGCAAGTCACTTGAATCACAAATCTCATAAATTGGCCGAAGCTTCCACCAAAACTCCATCTTGCAAAACAGATAAGCAAACTATTATCTCCAAAGCAAGGTGTGAATCAACCATTGGGCCCGTGACAAGAACCGCATGCCGCTCTTGTAGTAGAGCGTCTAAACATCTTACTCGCCCCAGTATTTATACAACAGTCACCGCGACTGGTACCAGGCTCATCACAGAGGTCGCGACATGTCACTTATGCGAAACTGAGGCTTCTCGGGCTGAAAATGGCAAGTCTGTGCGGGAAATCACTGCAGAATGCTCGTctaaaaacttgaaaaatgccAATGCCAAAAATAAAGAAGCCAACACTGAAGTCTGGCTGACAAACTCAACTCAAATACCTATTGTGACTGTTTCTGGTCCCCTTCAGTCCATCAGCGTCTCTTCAAGTACCTCTTTCGAAGTTCAGTTAGTAGCGGGCTCGCCAAATCTAGCGACTCCAAAATTGAGTCTGGGCGCTTTCCTCTTCGCGATTCTGGTAGGAGGGGCgctctctttttga